A section of the Humulus lupulus chromosome 2, drHumLupu1.1, whole genome shotgun sequence genome encodes:
- the LOC133814096 gene encoding uncharacterized protein LOC133814096 encodes MSDRCQPFLQCIKKSTNTTWGPEQQKSLEELKTYLSSPPILSSPIANEYLFLYLSVSQFAVSSVLFREKANRQRPVFYCSKMLLDAETRYSMMEKLALALLTAKKKLRQYFESHTIIVYTDYPLKQFLPRKAKKGQVLADFLVEIQSFTPDALLELLESEDQWLWTMYTDGASNSQGAGIGVVLEAPSGLKIEEAIRLEQSATNNEAEYDVLIYGLELAREMGIQLLNIRGDSQLMIEQVAGNFDTKAPHLASLLQKVTDLRSHFRQFELILVPREQNQKADALAKLASARGCTRQSSISISRSRKDIEVYSTSSEPECWIDPIIKYLTTSELPPNPKDAKLLRLRAQRYSMIHGTLYLQRPISTMFAPIRS; translated from the exons ATGTCAGACCGCTGCCAACCCTTCTTACAGTGCATAAAGAAATCTACCAACACCACCTGGGGACCAGAACAGCAAAAATCATTGGAAGAGCTTAAGACCTATTTGAGCTCTCCTCCTATATTGAGCTCTCCCATTGCTAATGAATATCTATTCTTATATTTGTCTGTCTCACAATTCGCTGTAAGTTCTGTTCTTTTTCGAGAAAAAGCCAATCGTCAGAGGCCAGTGTTCTATTGCAGCAAGATGCTGTTAGACGCTGAAACCCGATACagtatgatggaaaaattggcactcgCACTCCTCACGGCCAAAAAGAAGTTACGACAATACTTCGAAAGCCACACAATCATCGTATATACGGACTATCCATTAAAGCAG TTTTTGCCACGAAAAGCTAAAAAGGGGCAGGTACTCGCTGACTTCCTGGTTGAAATTCAGTCATTCACTCCTGACGCTCTGCTAGAATTATTAGAATCAGAAGATCAATGGCTGTGGACAATGTACACTGACGGAGCATCCAATTCCCAAGGGGCTGGTATTGGCGTCGTATTAGAAGCTCCCTCAGGACTCAAAATCGAAGAAGCCATCCGTTTAGAGCAATCCGCaaccaataatgaagcagaatatgatgTACTAATCTATGGTTTGGAACTCGCACGAGAAATGGGAATCCAACTTCTGAACATCAGAGGCGACTCGCAGCTTATGATAGAGCAAGTGGCTGGAAATTTCGATACCAAAGCACCCCATCTGGCTAGCCTTCTACAGAAGGTAACTGACTTACGATCGCATTTTCGTCAGTTTGAACTCATACTAGTACCCAGGGAGCAAAATCAGAAGGCCGACGCCCTTGCCAAATTAGCTTCTGCGAGAGGATGCACACGCCAGTCCTCCATATCCATAAGTCGATCAAGAAAAGATATAGAAGTCTATTCCACCTCATCAGAACCTGAATGCTGGATAGATCCGATCATAAAATACTTGACCACCTCCGAGCTCCCACCTAATCCGAAAGATGCAAAGCTTCTGCGCCTTCGGGCACAACGCTATTCCATGATCCATGGGACGTTGTACCTTCAACGGCCCATATCTACGATGTTTGCGCccatcagaagctaa
- the LOC133814097 gene encoding uncharacterized protein LOC133814097 — protein MDPDLEIFDSLSSEEEEEEIILALAIEEERLGNKRGSTSHRRSIPRCAFIRRNLLEGHQRIFQDYFSESPTYPPNLFRRRFRMQRHLFLRIQAEVEAYEPYFVQRRDAAKRLGHSSLQKITAAMRILAYGVSGDFVDEYLRIAENTATKCLKKFVKAIIGIFSHEYLRSPNENDIARLCTVGDSRGFPGMLGSSHNDINVLEHSSVFRELAEGHAPKVNYSINGNDYSMGYSLADGIFLSWSTFVKTIPAPHGRKNKHFAGTQESARKDVERAFGVFQARFAIVRGPARFYDRQTLKEIMMACIILHNMIVEDEGHTYLRVEDFVYEQSDEITEEPMSHEHTNEFVNFIQRHHHIRDRGIHFQLQSDLIEHLWEIYSKS, from the exons ATGGATCCTGACCTTGAGATATTTGACTCTTTATCatctgaggaggaggaggaggagataATTTTAGCTCTTGCTATTGAAGAAGAACGCTTGGGTAATAAAAGAGGCTCAACATCGCATCGTAGGTCTATTCCCCGATGTGCATTCATTCGAAGAAATTTGCTTGAAGGCCATCAACGCATCTTTCAAGATTATTTTTCTGAGTCCCCGACGTATCCACCGAATTTATTCCGCAGGAGGTTTCGAATGCAACGTCATCTTTTCTTGCGTATTCAAGCCGAAGTCGAAGCATATGAACCATATTTCGTCCAAAGAAGAGATGCTGCTAAAAGACTGGGTCATTCCTCGCTTCAAAAAATAACTGCTGCAATGAGAATATTAGCTTATGGAGTCTCTGGAGATTTTGTAGATGAATACTTGCGGATTGCAGAAAATACAGCAACCAAGTGTTTGAAAAAATTCGTTAAGGCTATCATTGGCATATTCTCCCATGAATACTTAAGATCCCCAAATGAGAACGATATAGCTAGATTGTGCACAGTTGGAGATAGTCGCGGGTTTCCTGGGATGTTAGGAA GCTCCCATAATGATATTAATGTCCTAGAACACTCTTCTGTTTTTAGAGAGCTTGCTGAAGGACATGCTCCAAAGGTCAACTACTCAATAAATGGAAATGACTATTCGATGGGCTACTCTCTTGCCGATGGTATATTTCTTTCATGGTCTACGTTTGTCAAAACAATTCCTGCTCCACATGGCCGTAAAAATAAACATTTTGCAGGAACTCAAGAATCAGCAAGAAAAGATGTAGAACGAGCTTTTGGAGTGTTTCAAGCTCGATTCGCTATTGTACGTGGACCGGCACGATTTTATGATCGACAAACACTTAAGGAGATTATGATGGCATGCATTATTTTGCATAATATGATCGTAGAAGACGAGGGACATACTTATCTTCGAGTAGAAGACTTTGTTTATGAACAAAGCGATGAAATAACTGAAGAGCCTATGTCCCATGAGCATACAAATGAATTTGTAAACTTCATTCAACGCCATCATCACATTCGAGATCGAGGAATTCATTTTCAACTTCAGTCAGATCTTATTGAACATTTATGGGAAATATATAGTAAATCTTAA
- the LOC133815940 gene encoding peroxidase 27-like, with protein sequence MGSAKLSLIVFLQLLLVLSVFESATSQGLKLRFYQRSCPEAENVIKKTTSKYISRVPTLAAPLLRMQFHDCFIRGCDGSVLLNSTKNNQAEKAAIPNLSLRGFDVIDAAKSKVEKICPGVVSCADILSLVARDAVSMIYGPYWDVPTGRRDGNVSVAMEALVGLPPPFANITTLKSMFASKGLDAKDLVVLSGGHTIGRSLCAAFSNRLYNFTGKGDIDPSLDRNYAATLKKKCKPNDITTRVEMDPGSFKSFDNDYYTVVAKRRGLFQSDAALLNDPNTKAYVQMQANSQKPTFAKDFVVSMVKMGKIGVLTGKAGEIRKHCAFVNR encoded by the exons ATGGGGAGTGCCAAGCTATCCTTAATTGTCTTTCTTCAACTTCTGCTTGTTCTTTCTGTCTTTGAAAGTGCCACCTCACAAGGCTTGAAACTCCGCTTCTACCAGCGCTCTTGTCCAGAAGCAGAAAATGTCATTAAAAAGACAACATCTAAGTACATCTCTCGAGTTCCAACTCTTGCTGCACCTCTCTTGAGGATGCAATTTCATGACTGCTTCATCAGG GGATGTGATGGTTCTGTTCTATTGAACTCGACAAAGAACAACCAAGCAGAGAAAGCAGCCATTCCCAACCTGAGTCTAAGAGGGTTTGATGTCATTGATGCTGCAAAATCCAAAGTAGAAAAAATTTGTCCTGGTGTTGTTTCATGTGCTGATATATTGAGTTTGGTAGCAAGAGATGCCGTATCCATG ATTTATGGACCTTATTGGGATGTTCCAACTGGCAGAAGAGATGGAAATGTGTCAGTAGCCATGGAGGCTTTAGTTGGCTTACCTCCTCCTTTTGCTAACATAACAACACTCAAATCGATGTTTGCTTCAAAGGGTTTAGATGCTAAAGACCTGGTAGTTTTATCAG GAGGGCACACCATTGGAAGATCTTTATGTGCTGCATTTAGCAACCGCTTGTACAATTTCACAGGCAAAGGTGATATAGACCCCTCATTAGATCGAAACTATGCTGCAACTTTGAAGAAAAAATGCAAGCCTAATGACATTACTACACGAGTCGAAATGGACCCCGGTAGCTTCAAATCATTCGATAATGATTACTACACTGTTGTAGCCAAAAGAAGAGGCCTATTCCAATCTGATGCAGCTCTCCTTAATGATCCTAACACAAAGGCCTATGTTCAAATGCAAGCAAACTCACAAAAACCCACTTTTGCTAAGGATTTTGTTGTGTCTATGGTAAAGATGGGCAAGATTGGAGTCCTTACCGGCAAGGCTGGTGAAATCAGGAAGCATTGTGCTTTTGTTAATCGTTGA